gtaaataatttaaagcttttaatatttctatacaatataatttaatatctTCTATATGGAATCCGTTATAATTATTCCTTGtaattatttcatataatgATGGACCTAATGGTTCAAATATTAAACACATATGGTcataatacataaatttCCCATGATAtttaacaatattattattattaatatcatcattttgtattttttttaaaatatctGCTTCAATTTTAGCTGAGCGtgtatatttctttatGTTTCGAACAACTTTTACAGcgtaatattttttattatctatatgTTGACATAATAAAACTCTACCAAATGTCCCATCTCccatttttcttataaCTAAAAAGGAATTATTTAATAGCATACCTTTCTTCCAACTAAAATGAACAATTTCATCATCTGattcattattttcctttttttttttcttctttttcctttcttttttatcttcTGTATCAGATGTTTTCGTCCTATTTCttttatgtgtatatttttttctagAATAATAATCGGATGACGTTCTAGAAATAGTTCTATTATGTGAATCTTTATCATACTTGTCTACATGcaattttttcttttgcGTATAATAGCTACCTTTATTTGAAAACCTACTTTTATTACTATCACTGATATATTCTTTatctctttttttatttcttactgctacataattatttgataaattcgaattttttttatttatctcATTTAAATAAGAATTATTAGTAGTATGATGATTAGTTTCATCTCTTTTTAATGAATCATAAACTTTGGATTcatttgaatattttttttttttcctcttCTTTAATTCTCTTTGAAcatcatcataatttatACTCCTCCTATTATTAGTActattattaaaagatatttttttcttctcaTAATATTCTTGTCTATGTTCTTCTTCTCCATAATCATACTTGTCATCATACTTGTCATCATACTTGTCATCATACTTGTCATCATACTTGTCATCATACTTGTTATCATATTTGTCATCATATTTGTCATCATACTTGTTGTAATATTTGTCCTCATAACTATAAAGGTGATCCgtctttttattttcataatgCATCTTCGATTTTATAGAATTGTCATCCTTCGTAAAATTACTCCTCCGTTTGTATTTATACAAGGAACTTGAGGGTTgatatatatctttatatgtataattatcTTCCCATCTTGAGATggatttatttttatttccatTATGATATCTATAAATGTTATGTCTACTActatatttcattttctttgAGTTTTCCAAATTATAggtattataatttttgcTTCTGGATCTACTTCTAAAACTACCCTTAGCATAATGAAACcgttttttatttaaactTGAACcatcatttattaaataatattcattattatatattatattaccTTGTCCAAAATGCGTATCAAAATTTCTTCTATCagtgtatattttttttttataagaataataatttcttttccTTGATAGAttgtaattatttatatatttattcttatgATTTTCATTATACCTTGATTCCACAAACATCTTGTTATAACGTTTCTGTTCTCTatcataaattttttttacagAAGAATAACTAGGTTTGCTTTTGTAATCATAGTCTCTAAAACTTTCATGGGgttcattattatatttatattttttcgAAATTTTATGTTTGTTTTTTGAATTACTTACAGTCTCAAAACTACgatttcttttatttcgTATTTGATAaccattattataattatggtaataataaccattattattattattattattatttcgCGTATCGTAGTAATATTTGTTGGGactatttttatacaaattCGATGAATAACCcatcatatatttatttttaaaatcatttatataatttctacaatatttatataatttatatttactatgtttttcattattatcaataaTATTCAATTCACTCATTTTAACATTTTCAATAcaatcatatattatataaataaatatatatatttatatatttattatttaattttttttttttttttttttctagTTTTTTCTGCCTGAAATAAAATGGTTGGCCAGAAAACATCACCAAAATGTATGGACTATAATTTTATCactattatatttattaaaaaaaaaataacatattctataattatatatatatataaatataaatataaatatatatatatatatatatatatatatatatatatatatatatatatatatatatatatatatttcaagaaaaaagaaaattacatatcaaaacaatatatatttatataattcttttttctatcatctatatatatataatatatatatatatatatatataatatatactattaaaaatgtattatatataattataataaataatatataataaatatatatataacatcctttaataaattgttcatttatatagaaaaaatatatatatatatatatattattgttaaaaaaaagtcAAATGCattgtaatataatataatatattattatatataatattatatataatatattcataaatttttttacttaaattttatattatatgtaaaaaaaaatataaaataaaagagttttaaaataaaaatatgagtaataatttttataacataaaatattctatataaatataatttatatatataatataatattaacactcataaatttttatttttttaagtgataaacaaaatttacaaaaaataaaaaatgtgaaGCACACTTTTACAAAATGTAATTCtactatatattatatatatatataatatatatattataatacaaaaaagggaaaagaaaaattcAGAATTCTTTTCCtctattattttattgaaCTTCACATTTCCCTTATTCTActaaattaatataatatagaaaagtatataatagtattaatacatacatatatattatatattttattaccagtacatatattaaaataatatctgaaaatgtacattttattataaacaCTATACTcaaaacatattttatttatttatataaataaataaaaataaatcaaatgtaatatttatttttaaagtctcattaattatatatatatatatatatatatatatatatatatatatatatttataatattgaaGTGCCTTTgtgaatattattacttttttatatgaggattatattataattatattatattatattatattatattatattatattatattatattatattatattatattatattatattatattatattatattatattatattatattatattatattatattatgtacattatattatgtacattatattatatacattatattatatacattatattatatacattatattatatacattatatattacattatattatatataatatatggCACAATAATTTGATgaattgtatatatgtaaaattgTACAtctatataaatttaaaatttgaACAAAAGTATGATTTTcgtttatatttttttcttattataaatattaaataaaaattttatataacattaatcatataaggaagtatattttatagaaaaattaatgaaaaaacagataaaataaaatacttCTAAAAGGATTTTTGTATATGTTTCTTGTTATTATGgtaacatattataataaaaggatatatatattatatatatgtatttatatattttaaaaaggTTAAGTGCTTTAAACTacatatacaaatatatacgATACGACGCAATCTTATCTTTTTAAgagaacaaaaaattatgaagaTGATTTATTTCTACAAAATATGATTGTAGGTTCTATATAAATTATCGTATTTCAAAAAAAGGAATGGACTTTAatcaataatatatatatatatatactattaATTGAATTAATACTGatgaatatatacatatatataatataaaaatgtttaaaatatagaaaaaaaaaaaaaaaaaaggaataacaagaataaataatataatatattatagataaagattttatttttatattatgtaattttcaattttttttaaagacatttattataaaatgaatatataaatttagaaatatatattcatataacttatatgttattattataataattattattattatatatacatatatatattttatttattcttttaagTTACCATGGAAGAAATTactaaaaataaaactgttgataaagaagaaagtatagaaacaaaaacaaaaaaagatGTTGGTACGGAATCAGTCAAAAGTATAGACCTCCCTATTAAGGAGTTTCAAAAAAGTTTCAgattattaaatgaaaactttaatataaaagatttAGAAAACGTGTTAACTCCTATTGAATATGCGGAATATAATTCCTTTCTTGCGTATTCTATTTGttctattttttattcttacTTAAAGTTATCTGGTGATGTCTTAACTAATCACCCTATTAAAAATGAGttaaaaaatgtacaaGCTTTAatgaaagaaataaaagaaaaagcAAAAACAAATGTGGAAGAAAAAAGATCATTAACAATTAATAAAGAAGCATCCAAGAGAATTATAGAAAGTTCGATTTCttataataaacatataaaaaagaacaaaaattGAAACcttacataaaaataaataggAAGAAATATTTAGGATTGGAgctataaaaaaataattttatttttttatcatttaatatatttgtgccaaaaatgaaaaagtTTGTATAAAACCTTATCTAATTATCAGCaaattaaatgatatatatatatatatatatatatatatatatatttatttatttatttataatttttaatcgtttaaaagtattttttttttttttttttgtgagTTTCCCTTATTCTTTTATGGGATTAAGTTAAAAATTTctctatttttatttcattcTGTTTTACACTTGTTTTTAcgttttttttatttttttttattttgttttatttgttttatttgttttattttgttttatttgttttatttgttttatttgttttattatttattttttttattttattaatttttttttttttggaaaGCATTATTCAAGAacacaaaaataaattatatagtaatatatataatatctttgtaaaaataagaCATATCGtttatttaatgaataCATATCTTTGcaatatgttatattttagACCACTTTTCCTTTTCGAATCTTTAATAAAGCAAAAgagataatattatgatacCATTATATGGtgaattatattttaaaataacaAACAGTTAAATCAATGcagataataaaaaaaaaaaaaattacaaaaaattatgaatgTACAGGAAATAATGTTTTAACTAATCAGCcaaaatgaaatatatatatatatatatatataaattattatgaacaggttataataaaaaatatatatttatatatgtgtgtgcaaaaaaaaaaaaaaaaaaaatacaaggattaataaatacatcaatatatttgtttatatatatatataagttattaacatttactttttatatttttttaatgtttctatattatttaaaatgtgAATATAT
This is a stretch of genomic DNA from Plasmodium reichenowi strain SY57 chromosome 14, whole genome shotgun sequence. It encodes these proteins:
- a CDS encoding protein serine/threonine kinase-1; amino-acid sequence: MSELNIIDNNEKHSKYKLYKYCRNYINDFKNKYMMGYSSNLYKNSPNKYYYDTRNNNNNNNNGYYYHNYNNGYQIRNKRNRSFETVSNSKNKHKISKKYKYNNEPHESFRDYDYKSKPSYSSVKKIYDREQKRYNKMFVESRYNENHKNKYINNYNLSRKRNYYSYKKKIYTDRRNFDTHFGQGNIIYNNEYYLINDGSSLNKKRFHYAKGSFRSRSRSKNYNTYNLENSKKMKYSSRHNIYRYHNGNKNKSISRWEDNYTYKDIYQPSSSLYKYKRRSNFTKDDNSIKSKMHYENKKTDHLYSYEDKYYNKYDDKYDDKYDNKYDDKYDDKYDDKYDDKYDDKYDYGEEEHRQEYYEKKKISFNNSTNNRRSINYDDVQRELKKRKKKKYSNESKVYDSLKRDETNHHTTNNSYLNEINKKNSNLSNNYVAVRNKKRDKEYISDSNKSRFSNKGSYYTQKKKLHVDKYDKDSHNRTISRTSSDYYSRKKYTHKRNRTKTSDTEDKKERKKKKKKKENNESDDEIVHFSWKKGMLLNNSFLVIRKMGDGTFGRVLLCQHIDNKKYYAVKVVRNIKKYTRSAKIEADILKKIQNDDINNNNIVKYHGKFMYYDHMCLIFEPLGPSLYEIITRNNYNGFHIEDIKLYCIEILKALNYLRKMSLTHTDLKPENILLDDPYFEKSLITVRRVTDGKKIQIYRTKSTGIKLIDFGCATFKSDYHGSIINTRQYRAPEVILNLGWDVSSDMWSFGCVLAELYTGSLLFRTHEHMEHLAMMESIIQPIPKNMLYEATKTNGSKYVNKDELKLAWPENASSINSIKHVKKCLPLYKIIKHELFCDFLYSILQIDPTLRPSPAELLKHKFLEENYEYY
- a CDS encoding hypothetical protein (conserved Plasmodium protein, unknown function) — encoded protein: MEEITKNKTVDKEESIETKTKKDVGTESVKSIDLPIKEFQKSFRLLNENFNIKDLENVLTPIEYAEYNSFLAYSICSIFYSYLKLSGDVLTNHPIKNELKNVQALMKEIKEKAKTNVEEKRSLTINKEASKRIIESSISYNKHIKKNKN